The following are encoded in a window of Rubellicoccus peritrichatus genomic DNA:
- a CDS encoding SDR family oxidoreductase gives MKKNILIVGASRGIGAAVARFYDAKDDNIFSVSRTPSAIGEWIEADISKPEGIEKVITTVSTRRIDALLFMGGVWEQEAFSDGYDFRKSPFEETQFVINVNLIAPIEITKGLLNNLKQSENPRAIYMGSISGLELCPSPEVANSASKFGLRGSIQALRCGLKEEGIGFTVINPGLVATEEVIEDMNSGRTPTQNPIPLADVIQAVDWILGLSKFTEVGDVNLMQK, from the coding sequence ATGAAAAAGAACATTTTAATTGTTGGAGCAAGCCGAGGGATCGGGGCGGCAGTTGCTCGATTTTACGATGCCAAAGACGATAATATTTTTTCGGTGTCACGAACACCATCCGCTATTGGCGAATGGATCGAAGCCGACATTTCAAAGCCTGAGGGCATAGAGAAAGTCATCACAACCGTTTCAACCCGAAGGATTGATGCCTTATTGTTTATGGGTGGTGTCTGGGAACAAGAGGCTTTCAGCGATGGTTATGATTTCAGGAAGAGCCCGTTTGAAGAGACCCAATTTGTGATCAACGTAAACCTGATTGCACCGATCGAGATCACCAAAGGATTGCTGAACAATCTAAAGCAATCAGAAAACCCGAGGGCAATATACATGGGGTCCATTTCAGGATTGGAACTATGCCCTTCACCTGAAGTCGCTAATTCTGCATCAAAATTTGGTCTTCGTGGAAGCATTCAAGCCCTCCGCTGCGGCCTCAAGGAAGAAGGCATTGGATTCACTGTGATCAATCCGGGATTGGTCGCGACTGAAGAAGTCATCGAAGATATGAACTCCGGCAGGACACCAACCCAAAATCCGATCCCGCTGGCAGACGTCATTCAGGCCGTAGATTGGATCCTGGGTTTATCCAAGTTTACCGAAGTTGGAGACGTTAATCTGATGCAGAAGTGA
- a CDS encoding MnhB domain-containing protein, giving the protein MNSFILSATGRMLFPWLIVLSLIVLYRGHNLPGGGFIGGLLGASAYIIYGLGESIEAARKRLRIDPVTLMAVGLTIAFVAGLPGLFMGAEFFTGEWLPGFSLPLLGKVHLGTPLVFDVGVYLTVIGFALHTTFSLAEVAHAEGGGQS; this is encoded by the coding sequence GTGAATTCCTTTATCCTCAGTGCCACCGGACGGATGCTTTTTCCGTGGTTGATCGTCCTGTCTTTGATTGTTCTTTATCGTGGTCATAATCTCCCAGGTGGTGGCTTTATTGGCGGACTGCTTGGTGCTTCAGCTTACATTATCTATGGACTGGGAGAATCGATTGAAGCTGCTCGTAAGCGCCTGCGTATCGATCCGGTCACATTGATGGCGGTGGGACTAACCATCGCTTTTGTTGCAGGGTTACCCGGGTTGTTTATGGGAGCTGAGTTTTTTACGGGCGAATGGCTGCCTGGTTTTTCATTGCCACTTCTTGGGAAAGTTCACCTCGGAACGCCTTTGGTTTTTGATGTAGGTGTTTATTTAACCGTGATTGGTTTTGCATTGCACACGACTTTCAGTCTGGCTGAAGTCGCCCATGCGGAAGGAGGCGGACAGTCTTAG
- a CDS encoding Na+/H+ antiporter subunit C: MEPLIAVLIGVLFAGGVYCLLRRSIVKLVIGVILISQGANLLVFTSGGLLPGRPALVPSDGTVPIAPYGDPLPQAMVLTAIVIGFGLTAFLLALVHRAHQAVGTDDINAFKNTDT; encoded by the coding sequence ATGGAGCCTCTGATTGCAGTTCTGATTGGTGTGCTTTTTGCAGGTGGGGTTTACTGTCTGCTTCGACGGAGTATCGTCAAGTTGGTCATTGGTGTCATCCTTATCAGTCAGGGAGCCAACCTGCTTGTCTTCACGTCGGGTGGCCTTTTGCCGGGACGCCCGGCTCTCGTTCCCAGCGATGGTACCGTTCCGATTGCACCGTATGGTGATCCATTGCCGCAGGCTATGGTGCTTACTGCAATCGTTATTGGCTTCGGTTTAACCGCCTTCCTCCTAGCACTCGTTCATCGTGCTCATCAAGCAGTAGGTACTGATGACATTAACGCATTTAAAAATACAGATACATGA
- a CDS encoding N-acetyltransferase, protein MNIRKANKSDEESIRQIHLKTFGDDEKELVANLACELLRESSSPNSIHLVAEAESYLVGHIAFSPIHSKTKGNLIGYILAPLAVLPSHERKGIGKKLIEEGFKELASRKVEVILVYGDPKFYSRFGFKPEPAEKYLPPFELKYPFGWQAIDNRAINPAKQPEPIQCVSALNKPELW, encoded by the coding sequence TTGAATATCAGAAAAGCGAATAAATCAGACGAAGAAAGCATTCGCCAGATTCATCTCAAAACGTTCGGTGATGATGAAAAGGAGTTGGTGGCAAACTTAGCTTGTGAACTGCTGAGAGAATCTTCATCCCCAAATTCAATTCATCTCGTTGCTGAAGCAGAAAGCTATTTGGTCGGTCACATAGCTTTTAGTCCAATTCATTCAAAAACAAAAGGAAACCTGATAGGATACATTTTGGCGCCACTTGCAGTTCTCCCCTCACACGAAAGAAAAGGAATAGGAAAAAAGCTGATAGAAGAAGGCTTCAAAGAACTGGCCAGCCGTAAAGTCGAAGTCATATTGGTTTATGGTGATCCTAAATTTTACAGTCGATTTGGATTCAAGCCAGAACCAGCTGAAAAGTATCTTCCTCCATTTGAACTTAAGTATCCATTTGGTTGGCAAGCAATCGATAATCGCGCCATAAATCCTGCAAAACAACCTGAGCCCATCCAGTGCGTCAGTGCTTTGAACAAACCTGAACTATGGTAA
- a CDS encoding monovalent cation/H+ antiporter complex subunit F, whose amino-acid sequence MYFEELGLPIAIAMVVASVLFLSALGLALWRIVNGPTMFDRVVALELVSGICLGIIIMFAIHFDQQVLMEAAFAIALIGFLGTVAFARYLERGGGK is encoded by the coding sequence ATGTATTTTGAGGAGCTCGGTTTACCCATTGCAATCGCCATGGTGGTTGCGTCCGTGCTATTCCTGTCTGCTTTGGGTTTGGCGCTTTGGCGTATTGTGAACGGGCCTACGATGTTCGATCGTGTTGTCGCCCTTGAGCTCGTCAGTGGTATCTGCCTTGGGATCATCATCATGTTTGCGATCCACTTTGATCAGCAGGTGTTGATGGAAGCGGCATTCGCTATCGCTCTGATCGGTTTTCTTGGAACGGTAGCTTTTGCCCGTTACCTCGAACGTGGAGGTGGCAAATGA
- a CDS encoding Na+/H+ antiporter subunit E yields the protein MSRVWGFIGFVAFYIGDVFQSNLRVAYDVLTRKHLMKPGIIALDVSDMTDRQTVIMSNLMTMTPGTLSLVVSEDRKTLYLHAMYIDGSPEELAKSLQEDYGRRIRNVF from the coding sequence ATGAGTCGTGTTTGGGGCTTTATTGGATTTGTCGCCTTTTATATTGGCGATGTCTTTCAATCGAACTTGCGAGTGGCTTATGACGTTTTGACGCGGAAGCACCTGATGAAGCCAGGAATCATCGCCTTGGATGTCTCTGATATGACGGATCGGCAAACCGTTATCATGTCGAATCTGATGACAATGACTCCAGGGACACTTTCTCTGGTGGTTTCCGAGGATCGCAAGACGCTCTATCTGCACGCCATGTATATCGACGGTTCGCCGGAAGAACTCGCAAAAAGTCTTCAAGAAGATTACGGAAGGAGAATCCGCAATGTATTTTGA
- a CDS encoding Na+/H+ antiporter subunit D, with product MNSSLAILLPIMLPLIGAICCLAGMRSLVFQRVGGVIFSVITFGASLYLLFEADESGVIVMQAGNWSAPFGISFVADRFSAVMVAVSSFMGAAVAVYSLSEIDEDRLKKFFFPLYLILLFGVNGAFLTGDLFNLYVWFEVMLVASFVLTSLGGEKAELEGGIKYVSLNLIASALFLAGAGIIYGKLGTLNMADIAQKLAASSDSEWVVSSSMLLFVAFGLKAGIFPFFFWLPASYHTPPSTVSAIFAGLLTKVGVYALIRAYTLMFVPIFSEVQGIILFLAIMTMVTGVFGAASHFDMRRILSFHIVSQIGYMILGLALMTPLALAAAIFYLVHHIIVKTNLFLVSGIVIRLKGTCDLAKVGGLVKTTPWLAVLFFIPAFSLGGIPPLSGFWAKFAVVKAGLDVGAWISVGAALAVGVLTLYSMTKIWAEAFWKKQPEEVDGVIEHKPAGRLVWMVAPVALLAICTVLIGLFGEPLFEFSERAATQLMNPSEYITAVLPGETEVQP from the coding sequence TTGAACTCCTCCTTAGCAATACTTCTTCCCATCATGCTGCCGCTCATAGGAGCGATCTGCTGTCTTGCGGGTATGCGGTCGCTGGTTTTTCAGCGGGTTGGGGGAGTAATCTTCAGTGTGATTACGTTTGGGGCATCACTCTATTTGCTTTTTGAAGCAGATGAATCAGGAGTGATCGTGATGCAGGCCGGAAACTGGTCAGCTCCATTCGGAATCAGCTTTGTAGCGGACCGTTTTAGCGCAGTCATGGTGGCAGTATCGTCCTTCATGGGAGCGGCTGTGGCCGTCTATTCACTGAGTGAAATTGACGAAGATCGCCTTAAGAAATTTTTCTTCCCGCTTTATTTGATTCTGCTTTTTGGAGTCAATGGTGCATTCCTTACAGGCGACCTTTTCAACCTCTATGTCTGGTTCGAGGTTATGCTGGTAGCATCCTTTGTTCTTACATCGCTGGGAGGCGAGAAAGCAGAGCTGGAAGGTGGTATCAAGTATGTCAGTCTGAATTTGATTGCTTCGGCTTTATTTCTGGCGGGTGCAGGAATCATCTATGGCAAGCTCGGTACGCTGAACATGGCTGATATTGCCCAAAAGCTGGCGGCTTCATCCGACTCGGAATGGGTTGTCAGTAGTTCGATGCTACTCTTTGTCGCTTTCGGATTAAAAGCGGGTATCTTTCCATTTTTCTTTTGGCTTCCAGCCTCCTATCATACACCGCCTTCGACGGTTTCAGCTATATTTGCCGGACTTTTAACCAAAGTTGGTGTTTATGCCCTGATCCGTGCTTACACCTTGATGTTTGTTCCAATCTTCAGCGAAGTTCAGGGAATTATCCTGTTTTTGGCGATCATGACAATGGTGACTGGTGTCTTTGGAGCGGCATCTCATTTTGATATGAGGCGCATACTGTCGTTTCATATCGTCAGTCAGATAGGCTACATGATTCTCGGGTTGGCACTGATGACACCACTGGCCCTTGCCGCTGCGATTTTCTACCTGGTTCACCATATTATCGTGAAAACGAATCTCTTCCTTGTCAGTGGCATCGTCATTCGGTTGAAGGGAACCTGTGATCTAGCCAAGGTTGGTGGTCTGGTGAAGACTACTCCGTGGCTGGCTGTGTTGTTCTTCATTCCAGCCTTTTCACTGGGAGGTATTCCGCCGCTGTCGGGCTTCTGGGCTAAGTTTGCCGTGGTCAAGGCGGGCCTCGATGTTGGGGCTTGGATCTCGGTTGGAGCTGCACTTGCGGTTGGTGTTCTGACGCTCTACTCCATGACAAAGATCTGGGCTGAAGCCTTTTGGAAGAAACAGCCCGAGGAAGTTGATGGTGTGATCGAGCATAAACCTGCTGGTCGACTTGTATGGATGGTTGCGCCGGTTGCCTTGTTAGCTATTTGCACGGTTTTAATCGGTCTTTTCGGTGAGCCACTGTTTGAGTTTTCCGAAAGAGCAGCGACTCAATTGATGAATCCAAGTGAGTATATTACGGCCGTTCTACCGGGAGAAACGGAGGTGCAGCCATGA
- a CDS encoding FkbM family methyltransferase, whose protein sequence is MLKQIINQVLGTFDLRLSRVSKGSPIDAYSPQQELLKITDRKCETIFDIGANIGTITRRYRKLFPEASIHSFEPFPDSFQKLKENTKTDSNVVINQFAITESEGEEKFFVNHSDPTNSLFERPKKGKRYYPENATAKEEILVQSLSIDKYVEEQSIPHIDILKMDIQGGELRALKGAVDMLKRGSISMVYSEVMYIPHYEGSPMMHEIWSFLSEFDYSLYNIYNNSIAGDGQLRQGDAIFLSPALREKFDSIQSD, encoded by the coding sequence ATGCTAAAACAAATAATCAATCAGGTCCTAGGAACTTTTGACTTACGCCTTTCGAGAGTTTCAAAAGGCTCGCCAATCGATGCGTATTCTCCCCAGCAAGAGCTTCTCAAAATTACAGACAGGAAGTGTGAGACGATTTTTGATATTGGAGCAAATATCGGCACCATTACACGCCGGTATAGAAAACTTTTTCCTGAAGCCAGCATACACTCATTTGAACCATTTCCCGATTCATTCCAGAAGTTAAAGGAAAATACGAAAACAGATAGCAATGTGGTAATTAATCAATTTGCCATCACTGAGTCTGAAGGAGAGGAGAAGTTCTTTGTGAATCACTCTGACCCCACGAATTCACTATTTGAAAGACCCAAGAAAGGAAAGCGCTATTACCCTGAAAATGCGACAGCTAAAGAAGAGATTTTAGTTCAATCATTATCAATTGATAAATATGTTGAAGAGCAATCCATTCCCCATATCGACATTCTCAAGATGGATATTCAAGGAGGTGAACTAAGAGCTCTCAAGGGAGCAGTAGACATGCTCAAAAGGGGATCGATCTCTATGGTTTACTCTGAAGTGATGTATATTCCTCACTATGAAGGAAGTCCCATGATGCATGAGATTTGGTCCTTCCTTTCAGAATTTGATTATAGTCTATATAACATCTATAACAATTCGATTGCTGGAGATGGACAGCTGAGGCAAGGGGACGCGATCTTTCTTTCACCTGCACTAAGGGAGAAGTTCGATTCGATACAATCAGACTAA
- a CDS encoding putative monovalent cation/H+ antiporter subunit A has protein sequence MLLIASLIIIFIAAFVAPLVCRYLKRGEGYVLAVAPLLAFVAIASQIPFVGSGVNVHFSFEWFSALGVALDFKLDGLAMLMALLVTGVGTLIVIYAGGYMHGHPQLGRFFLYLLSFMGAMLGLVLSDNLLLLFVFWELTSITSYLLIGFNHEQKESRWKALQALLITGFGAVAMLAGFILIGIVAGTYNLTEINLMSMDIESVREIFHSSPLYTAIVVLVLLGAFTKSAQVPFHFWLPNAMAAPTPVSAYLHSATMVKAGVFLLARLNPALGGSMSWSWTLTIFGSITLLLAVALGLFQTDLKRILAYTTLAVLGMLTMLIGVGTEMAIQSMVIFLLGHALYKAALFMTAGSIDHETGTRDVTVLRGLRGVMPITATAACLAALSKSGFPPFFGFVGKEYVYKAGVGMEGVAQYVLGAAFIGNLIILALAFKAGVAPFFGKLKAELPKKPHEAPMSMWLGPIILGVLGLVLGLFPILVSSSLIAPAVSAIEGQPVELSVKLWHGINLPLLISMATLAGGLVVFSFRKAVWSRADEILTAIRPYGAEAAYERLFNGVVWFSKAQTRWLQSGYLHHYVFTVVITAAGFLLWALTKFGGLSFDIDWVNFDILTAGLVLVMIISTCVAATTESRITALVALGVIGFGVALIFVYFGAPDLAITQLLVETLVVVLFMFVIVRLPTFKSYSTKATKIRDGILACGFGLLMTVMVLKAVNIQFDHPIAEKLAEMSYPEAKGKNVVNVILVDFRAIDTFGEIVVVTTAALGIAALVSTRFKKGKEATK, from the coding sequence ATGCTATTAATTGCCAGCCTTATTATCATCTTCATCGCGGCCTTTGTTGCGCCGCTGGTGTGTCGCTATTTGAAGCGAGGTGAGGGCTATGTGCTGGCAGTTGCACCACTCCTGGCCTTTGTCGCGATTGCGAGTCAGATTCCCTTTGTTGGGAGCGGAGTTAACGTCCATTTCTCCTTTGAGTGGTTTTCTGCGTTGGGAGTCGCTTTAGACTTCAAGCTCGATGGACTGGCCATGCTAATGGCTTTGCTGGTGACAGGAGTAGGGACACTTATTGTCATTTATGCAGGTGGATATATGCACGGGCACCCGCAGCTGGGGCGTTTTTTCCTTTATCTGCTTTCCTTTATGGGGGCGATGCTGGGCCTGGTCCTTTCGGATAATCTTCTGTTGCTCTTTGTCTTTTGGGAGCTGACCAGCATCACCTCCTACCTGCTGATTGGGTTCAATCATGAGCAAAAGGAATCCCGCTGGAAAGCTCTGCAGGCACTTTTGATTACTGGGTTTGGAGCAGTTGCCATGCTGGCGGGCTTTATCCTAATCGGGATTGTGGCCGGCACCTACAACCTGACGGAAATCAACCTCATGAGCATGGATATTGAGTCCGTGCGCGAGATTTTTCATTCGAGTCCGCTCTACACTGCAATAGTTGTACTGGTTCTGCTTGGAGCCTTCACAAAAAGTGCTCAAGTGCCTTTTCACTTTTGGTTGCCAAATGCAATGGCGGCTCCAACCCCCGTTAGTGCTTACCTGCATTCGGCGACTATGGTTAAAGCGGGGGTTTTCCTGCTGGCACGCCTGAATCCAGCACTTGGTGGAAGCATGAGCTGGTCCTGGACCTTGACCATCTTTGGCAGCATTACATTACTTTTGGCTGTTGCTCTTGGGCTTTTTCAGACCGATCTCAAGCGTATTCTGGCTTACACCACACTCGCAGTACTGGGCATGTTGACGATGCTGATCGGGGTGGGGACGGAGATGGCCATTCAGTCCATGGTGATCTTTTTGCTTGGTCATGCACTTTACAAAGCCGCACTCTTTATGACCGCTGGTTCCATCGATCATGAAACCGGGACGCGCGATGTGACTGTTTTACGAGGTTTGCGAGGTGTCATGCCGATCACAGCCACAGCCGCTTGTTTGGCTGCGTTATCCAAGTCCGGATTTCCGCCATTCTTTGGATTTGTTGGTAAGGAATATGTTTACAAGGCCGGTGTCGGGATGGAAGGCGTGGCACAGTATGTTCTGGGCGCAGCCTTTATTGGAAACCTAATCATTCTGGCGCTGGCATTCAAGGCTGGGGTCGCACCGTTCTTTGGTAAACTTAAGGCGGAATTGCCAAAGAAGCCACACGAAGCACCAATGTCAATGTGGCTGGGACCGATCATATTGGGGGTACTTGGGCTTGTGCTTGGGCTGTTTCCCATACTGGTATCAAGCAGTCTCATTGCCCCGGCTGTTTCGGCGATTGAGGGTCAACCAGTCGAGCTATCGGTGAAACTCTGGCATGGAATCAACCTGCCTTTGTTAATCAGTATGGCAACGCTGGCAGGTGGGCTTGTCGTTTTCTCATTTCGCAAAGCAGTATGGAGCCGGGCAGATGAAATCCTTACTGCCATACGTCCTTATGGAGCCGAAGCTGCCTACGAAAGACTCTTTAACGGCGTCGTTTGGTTTTCGAAAGCGCAAACACGATGGCTGCAGTCAGGCTATCTGCATCACTATGTTTTCACTGTCGTCATCACAGCAGCAGGCTTTCTGCTATGGGCCTTAACGAAGTTCGGAGGGTTATCTTTCGATATAGACTGGGTGAATTTTGATATCCTCACTGCTGGCCTGGTGCTGGTCATGATCATTTCGACCTGCGTCGCAGCCACGACGGAATCCCGTATCACCGCACTGGTGGCCCTGGGTGTGATCGGCTTTGGAGTTGCTCTGATTTTCGTTTATTTTGGAGCACCGGATCTCGCGATCACGCAGTTACTGGTGGAAACCCTGGTTGTTGTGCTTTTCATGTTCGTTATTGTTCGATTGCCCACATTCAAAAGCTATTCGACAAAAGCGACGAAAATTCGTGATGGCATCCTGGCTTGCGGTTTTGGTTTGTTGATGACTGTTATGGTCTTGAAGGCTGTCAACATTCAGTTCGACCACCCAATTGCTGAAAAGCTCGCTGAGATGAGTTATCCTGAGGCAAAGGGCAAAAATGTGGTCAATGTGATCCTCGTCGACTTTCGAGCAATTGATACTTTTGGAGAAATCGTTGTCGTGACAACAGCTGCCCTTGGAATTGCAGCCTTGGTCTCCACTCGATTCAAAAAAGGAAAGGAGGCGACGAAGTGA
- a CDS encoding DUF7716 domain-containing protein: MPGPDSIPQDWTTHDTRSKPQKRWHHQFQLEKAQKGGKTDSYKIQRRIEGAENWDIADLSITTNATLKKQPYDIEPDEYVEIEELYLASGYSNYLNSDQVADVVTNLKSQKNHYSEEERVKAFEYYSSEGTSITM; encoded by the coding sequence TTGCCAGGCCCGGATTCCATTCCCCAAGACTGGACAACACATGATACTCGAAGTAAGCCCCAAAAGCGTTGGCATCATCAGTTTCAATTGGAAAAAGCCCAAAAAGGTGGCAAAACCGATTCTTATAAAATCCAACGCCGAATAGAGGGCGCAGAAAACTGGGATATCGCCGACCTCTCCATAACCACCAACGCCACCTTGAAAAAGCAACCCTATGATATTGAGCCTGATGAGTATGTTGAGATAGAGGAACTCTACTTGGCCAGCGGTTACAGCAATTATTTAAATTCGGACCAAGTCGCAGATGTAGTTACTAACTTGAAATCGCAGAAAAACCATTACTCAGAGGAAGAGCGAGTAAAGGCGTTCGAGTATTATTCCTCTGAAGGCACGTCCATAACAATGTAG
- the mog gene encoding molybdopterin adenylyltransferase yields MAVHIGIINVSDRASVGVYEPTPGKEVQEFLNECLSHDWACEFAVIADEKALISAEVIRMADINNCCLIFTTGGTGPAKRDVTPEATEAVCDKMLPGFGEAMRQESLKFVPTAILSRQTAGIRKSCLIVNLPGKPKAIRECMGAVFSAIPYCVDLIGGPRLETNPEIIKAFRPRKA; encoded by the coding sequence ATGGCAGTGCATATTGGAATCATTAACGTCTCGGACCGCGCGAGCGTTGGAGTTTATGAACCGACTCCTGGGAAGGAAGTGCAAGAATTTCTCAACGAATGCCTTAGCCATGACTGGGCCTGTGAATTCGCCGTAATTGCCGACGAAAAAGCACTTATTTCGGCGGAAGTCATACGCATGGCAGATATTAACAATTGCTGCCTCATCTTCACCACCGGAGGAACCGGACCCGCCAAACGCGATGTGACGCCTGAGGCTACCGAGGCCGTCTGTGATAAAATGCTTCCCGGCTTCGGAGAAGCCATGCGTCAAGAATCTCTCAAGTTTGTGCCAACTGCGATTCTCTCACGCCAAACAGCGGGTATCAGAAAAAGCTGCCTGATTGTAAATCTCCCCGGAAAACCTAAGGCTATACGCGAATGCATGGGAGCCGTTTTCAGTGCGATCCCCTACTGTGTCGACTTGATCGGCGGCCCGAGATTGGAAACCAATCCAGAGATTATAAAAGCTTTTAGACCTCGAAAGGCCTGA
- a CDS encoding type III pantothenate kinase, with protein sequence MGEDPNAWNNKHGHLQYDKSMAKTVMTNDINQFRQVGMTEHNSTEVLIIDIGNTRAKWAVVENQTVGRRGVMPTDDLLATLPEILEESDAPVSWSCVIPDLADLLSNALLKSGRQAWRLTCHDAPGLSFTTYPKPEQIGHDRIANAIGAQALVGSPAAVIDIGTAMTFDLVTMQYGFIGGIIAPGLAMMTDYLQEKVSLLPELPPENLTLGPRIGRSTIEAMSVGCTRGYLGMIQTLLEGVREEFSELGEDEPTVILTGGATRGFIREALSEYRAEPDLTLLGLAEAQLRRLASSKSG encoded by the coding sequence ATGGGTGAAGATCCCAACGCCTGGAACAACAAGCATGGGCATCTGCAATACGATAAGAGCATGGCTAAAACAGTGATGACAAATGATATTAATCAGTTTAGGCAAGTTGGCATGACAGAGCATAATTCAACTGAAGTCCTCATTATCGATATTGGCAATACGCGCGCAAAATGGGCAGTCGTCGAAAACCAAACCGTAGGCCGTCGAGGTGTTATGCCAACGGACGACTTACTTGCAACCTTGCCAGAGATCCTTGAAGAGTCAGATGCTCCTGTCAGTTGGTCCTGCGTCATACCCGATTTAGCTGATTTGCTCAGCAATGCCTTGTTGAAAAGTGGACGACAGGCATGGCGTTTAACCTGCCACGATGCCCCCGGGCTTTCATTCACGACGTACCCTAAGCCAGAACAGATTGGTCATGATCGTATTGCCAATGCGATTGGTGCACAAGCACTCGTCGGTAGTCCAGCAGCAGTCATTGACATAGGCACAGCCATGACTTTTGACCTGGTGACCATGCAATATGGTTTTATTGGCGGTATCATTGCCCCTGGGTTAGCTATGATGACAGACTACCTGCAGGAGAAAGTCAGTCTGCTGCCTGAATTGCCGCCTGAAAATCTGACTCTGGGGCCTCGCATTGGCCGGAGCACGATTGAAGCAATGTCGGTCGGATGCACACGAGGTTATCTGGGAATGATTCAAACCCTGCTCGAAGGCGTTCGTGAAGAGTTTTCTGAATTGGGCGAAGACGAGCCCACTGTAATCCTGACCGGAGGTGCAACAAGGGGCTTCATACGGGAAGCACTAAGCGAGTATCGCGCTGAACCAGATCTCACCTTGCTGGGTCTGGCTGAGGCACAACTGCGGCGTTTGGCATCCAGCAAGAGCGGATAG
- the mnhG gene encoding monovalent cation/H(+) antiporter subunit G, with the protein MNWVVAILMIAGAFFALVAAVGVVRMPDFYMRLHAATKAGAFGAALMLLAAALYFGSLRAAIMALITIIFFYLTAPVAGQAIGRAAYRRRVKLWDRTSVDELKNADVCDSEADEKA; encoded by the coding sequence ATGAACTGGGTAGTAGCGATTTTAATGATTGCTGGAGCTTTCTTTGCCTTAGTCGCAGCTGTCGGTGTTGTTCGTATGCCGGACTTTTACATGCGCTTGCATGCAGCCACCAAGGCAGGTGCTTTTGGAGCAGCTTTGATGCTTTTAGCGGCTGCGCTCTACTTTGGCTCTCTTCGAGCTGCAATCATGGCACTGATTACGATCATATTCTTTTACCTAACCGCGCCAGTGGCTGGGCAAGCTATTGGGCGGGCTGCCTATCGTCGTCGAGTAAAACTCTGGGACAGAACCAGCGTTGACGAGCTGAAGAACGCTGATGTCTGTGATTCTGAAGCGGACGAGAAAGCGTGA